The Tamandua tetradactyla isolate mTamTet1 chromosome 5, mTamTet1.pri, whole genome shotgun sequence genome window below encodes:
- the AARS2 gene encoding alanine--tRNA ligase, mitochondrial isoform X1 has protein sequence MAASVVGAAGRLRRALRRLPGSRSPSCRTVSSQPPPAPATAVRDAFLSFFRDRHGHRLVPSASVRPRGDPSLLFVNAGMNQFKPIFLGTVDPRSEMAGFQRVANSQKCVRAGGRHNDLEDVGRDLSHHTFFEMLGNWAFRGEYFKEEACSMAWELLTQVYGIPEDRLWVSYFGGDSKMRLAPDLESRDIWLSLGVPASHMLSFGPQENFWEMGDAGPCGPCTEIHYDLAGGVGAPQLVELWNLVFMQYNREADGSLQALPQQHVDTGMGLERLVAVLQGRRSTYDTDLFSPLLDAIHQGSRAPPYLGRVGTADEKHRDTAYRVVADHVRTLSVCIADGIYPGMSGAPLVLRQILRRAVRFSAEVLQAPPGFLGSLVSVVVDILGDTYPELQKNSAQIANLVSEDEAAFLASLQRGRRIIDRTLKNLGPSDVFPAEVAWSLSMSGNLGFPLDLVELMLEEKGVRLDSAGLERLAQKEAQQQAQQAEPVQEQGLQLDVHALGDLQRRGVPLTDDSPKYSYSLRPSGGYEFGDCEAQVLQLYTENGAAVSSIGGGQRCGLLLDKTNFYAEQGGQSSDRGYLVRVGQQEVLFPVARAQVCGGYILHEAVAPECLQVGDQVQLHVDKAWRLGCMEKHTATHLLNWALRQTLGPGTEQRGSHLNPERLRFDVATQAPLTPQQLQAVEGTVQEAVKQDKPVYMDEVALALTTLIPGLRSLDEVYPDPVRVVSVGVPVAHALDPTFKAALQTSVELCCGTHLLRTGAIRDLVIIGEHQLAKGITRLLAVTGEQAQQAREVGQSLAQEVKAATERLSQGSQDVVEAQHLSKDMGRLTDAVDNAMMPQWQRRELQSTLKLLQRRAKTAIRKLEKRQATKKAEELLERHAKGPLIVDTIPTESLSVLVKVVRQLCEQAPSTSVLLLSPRPLGKVLCACQVAQDATPTFTAEAWALAVCSHMGGRAWGSGVVAQGTGSTADLEAVLSTAQAYALNQL, from the exons ATGGCGGCGTCGGTGGTAGGTGCAGCTGGGAGGCTGCGGAGGGCGCTTCGAAGACTTCCCGGGTCGCGGAGCCCCAGCTGTCGGACGGTCTCATCCCAGCCCCCTCCAGCCCCGGCCACGGCCGTGCGGGACGCGTTCCTGAGCTTCTTTCGGGATCGCCATGGCCACCGGCTGGTGCCCTCCGCTTCAGTGCGACCCCGCGGCGACCCCAGTTTGCTTTTCGTCAATGCCGGCATGAACCAG TTCAAGCCAATCTTCTTGGGCACTGTGGATCCGCGAAGCGAGATGGCAGGCTTCCAGCGGGTGGCCAACAGTCAGAAGTGTGTGAGGGCTGGAGGACGCCACAACGACCTGGAGGATGTTGGCCGAGACCTTTCCCATCACACCTTTTTTGAGATGCTTGGCAATTGGGCCTTTCGGGGTGAATATTTTAAG gagGAGGCTTGCAGCATGGCCTGGGAATTGCTGACCCAGGTCTATGGGATCCCGGAGGACAGACTCTGGGTCTCTTACTTTGGTGGTGACTCTAAGATGAGGCTGGCCCCAGACCTGGAGAGCAGAGATATATGGCTCAGCTTGGG GGTACCCGCCAGCCATATGCTTTCCTTTGGGCCACAGGAGAACTTCTGGGAGATGGGGGATGCTGGCCCTTGTGGGCCCTGCACCGAGATCCATTATGACCTGGCTGGTGGGGTTGGAGCCCCCCAGCTGGTGGAGCTTTGGAATCTGGTCTTCATGCAGTACAACAG AGAGGCAGATGGAAGCCTACAGGCCCTACCCCAGCAACATGTGGACACAGGAATGGGCCTGGAAAGGCTGGTGGCTGTGTTGCAAGGCAGGCGCTCCACCTACGACACTGATctcttttccccactgcttgATGCCATACACCAG GGCTCCAGGGCACCTCCTTACCTGGGCCGGGTAGGGACAGCTGACGAGAAGCACAGAGACACGGCATACCGTGTGGTGGCTGACCATGTCCGCACACTCAGTGTCTGCATTGCTGATGGCATCTACCCTGGGATGTCAGGCGCCCC ACTGGTACTCCGTCAGATCCTCCGTCGAGCCGTGCGGTTCTCTGCTGAGGTCTTACAGGCACCACCTGGCTTCCTAGGCAGCCTGGTGTCTGTGGTGGTGGACATACTG GGAGACACTTATCCGGAACTGCAGAAGAACTCAGCCCAG ATAGCCAACCTGGTGTCAGAGGACGAGGCTGCCTTCCTGGCCTCCCTGCAGCGGGGTCGACGGATCATTGATCGGACCCTGAAGAACCTGGGGCCTTCCGATGTGTTCCCTG CTGAAGTGGCCTGGTCCTTATCAATGTCTGGGAACCTGGGGTTCCCCCTGGACCTGGTAGAGCTAATGTTGGAGGAGAAGGGTGTACGGCTGGACTCAGCTGGGCTGGAACGGCTGGCCCAAAAGGAGGCCCAG CAACAGGCACAGCAAGCCGAGCCAGTTCAGGAGCAGGGACTGCAGCTTGATGTCCATGCACTAGGGGACCTGCAGCGCCGAGGGGTACCCCTGACTGATGACAGCCCCAAGTACAGCTACTCCCTGCGACCCAGTGGGGGTTATG AGTTTGGAGACTGTGAGGCCCAGGTGCTACAGTTGTACACAGAGAACGGGGCAGCCGTGTCCTCCATTGGGGGAGGCCAGCGTTGTGGTTTACTCTTGGATAAGACCAACTTCTATGCTGAACAGGGTGGTCAGTCTTCAGACCGCGGCTATCTGGTGCGGGTGGGACAGCAG GAGGTGCTGTTCCCAGTGGCCCGGGCCCAGGTCTGTGGGGGCTACATCCTGCATGAGGCAGTGGCCCCTGAGTGCCTGCAGGTGGGGGACCAAGTGCAGTTGCATGTGGATAAG GCCTGGCGTCTTGGCTGCATGGAGAAGCACACGGCCACCCACCTGTTGAACTGGGCGCTGCGGCAGACCCTAGGCCCAGGCACTGAGCAGCGGGGCTCCCACCTCAATCCTGAGCGGCTGCGCTTTGACGTGGCCACCCAG GCACCGTTGACCCCACAGCAGCTCCAGGCAGTGGAAGGCACCGTGCAGGAAGCTGTGAAGCAGGATAAGCCCGTATACATGGATGAGGTGGCCCTGGCTCTCACCACCCTCATCCCTGGCCTGCGCTCCCTGGATGAG GTCTACCCAGACCCTGTGCGGGTGGTGTCAGTTGGGGTGCCTGTGGCCCATGCTCTGGATCCAACCTTCAAGGCCGCACTGCAGACTTCCGTGGAGCTATGCTGTGGGAC GCACCTTCTTCGTACAGGGGCCATCAGGGACCTGGTTATCATTGGGGAGCACCAGTTAGCCAAGGGCATCACCCGCCTGCTGGCTGTCACTGGGGAACAAGCCCAACAG GCCCGAGAGGTGGGTCAGAGCCTGGCCCAGGAGGTGAAGGCAGCCACAGAGCGGCTGAGTCAGGGCAGCCAGGATGTGGTGGAGGCACAGCACCTATCCAAAGACATGGGACGACTCACTGAC GCTGTGGACAATGCCATGATGCCCCAGTGGCAGCGGCGGGAGCTTCAGTCAACGCTGAAGCTGCTGCAGCGGCGTGCCAAAACTGCTATCCGTAAACTGGAGAAGAGGCAG GCAACAAAGAAAGCCGAGGAGCTGCTGGAGCGCCATGCAAAGGGGCCTCTGATTGTGGACACAATCCCCACTGAGTCCCTCTCA GTGCTGGTGAAGGTGGTGCGGCAGCTGTGTGAGCAGGCCCCCAGCACATCTGTGTTGCTCCTCAGCCCGCGGCCCCTGGGGAAAGTGCTGTGTGCCTGTCAGGTGGCCCAG GATGCCACACCCACCTTCACAGCAGAAGCCTGGGCACTGGCAGTGTGCAGCCACAtggggggcagggcctggggctcTGGTGTTGTAGCCCAGGGCACTGGAAGCACTGCTGACTTAGAAGCTGTCCTCAGCACCGCCCAGGCCTACGCTCTCAACCAGCTGTAA
- the AARS2 gene encoding alanine--tRNA ligase, mitochondrial isoform X2, translating into MAGFQRVANSQKCVRAGGRHNDLEDVGRDLSHHTFFEMLGNWAFRGEYFKEEACSMAWELLTQVYGIPEDRLWVSYFGGDSKMRLAPDLESRDIWLSLGVPASHMLSFGPQENFWEMGDAGPCGPCTEIHYDLAGGVGAPQLVELWNLVFMQYNREADGSLQALPQQHVDTGMGLERLVAVLQGRRSTYDTDLFSPLLDAIHQGSRAPPYLGRVGTADEKHRDTAYRVVADHVRTLSVCIADGIYPGMSGAPLVLRQILRRAVRFSAEVLQAPPGFLGSLVSVVVDILGDTYPELQKNSAQIANLVSEDEAAFLASLQRGRRIIDRTLKNLGPSDVFPAEVAWSLSMSGNLGFPLDLVELMLEEKGVRLDSAGLERLAQKEAQQQAQQAEPVQEQGLQLDVHALGDLQRRGVPLTDDSPKYSYSLRPSGGYEFGDCEAQVLQLYTENGAAVSSIGGGQRCGLLLDKTNFYAEQGGQSSDRGYLVRVGQQEVLFPVARAQVCGGYILHEAVAPECLQVGDQVQLHVDKAWRLGCMEKHTATHLLNWALRQTLGPGTEQRGSHLNPERLRFDVATQAPLTPQQLQAVEGTVQEAVKQDKPVYMDEVALALTTLIPGLRSLDEVYPDPVRVVSVGVPVAHALDPTFKAALQTSVELCCGTHLLRTGAIRDLVIIGEHQLAKGITRLLAVTGEQAQQAREVGQSLAQEVKAATERLSQGSQDVVEAQHLSKDMGRLTDAVDNAMMPQWQRRELQSTLKLLQRRAKTAIRKLEKRQATKKAEELLERHAKGPLIVDTIPTESLSVLVKVVRQLCEQAPSTSVLLLSPRPLGKVLCACQVAQDATPTFTAEAWALAVCSHMGGRAWGSGVVAQGTGSTADLEAVLSTAQAYALNQL; encoded by the exons ATGGCAGGCTTCCAGCGGGTGGCCAACAGTCAGAAGTGTGTGAGGGCTGGAGGACGCCACAACGACCTGGAGGATGTTGGCCGAGACCTTTCCCATCACACCTTTTTTGAGATGCTTGGCAATTGGGCCTTTCGGGGTGAATATTTTAAG gagGAGGCTTGCAGCATGGCCTGGGAATTGCTGACCCAGGTCTATGGGATCCCGGAGGACAGACTCTGGGTCTCTTACTTTGGTGGTGACTCTAAGATGAGGCTGGCCCCAGACCTGGAGAGCAGAGATATATGGCTCAGCTTGGG GGTACCCGCCAGCCATATGCTTTCCTTTGGGCCACAGGAGAACTTCTGGGAGATGGGGGATGCTGGCCCTTGTGGGCCCTGCACCGAGATCCATTATGACCTGGCTGGTGGGGTTGGAGCCCCCCAGCTGGTGGAGCTTTGGAATCTGGTCTTCATGCAGTACAACAG AGAGGCAGATGGAAGCCTACAGGCCCTACCCCAGCAACATGTGGACACAGGAATGGGCCTGGAAAGGCTGGTGGCTGTGTTGCAAGGCAGGCGCTCCACCTACGACACTGATctcttttccccactgcttgATGCCATACACCAG GGCTCCAGGGCACCTCCTTACCTGGGCCGGGTAGGGACAGCTGACGAGAAGCACAGAGACACGGCATACCGTGTGGTGGCTGACCATGTCCGCACACTCAGTGTCTGCATTGCTGATGGCATCTACCCTGGGATGTCAGGCGCCCC ACTGGTACTCCGTCAGATCCTCCGTCGAGCCGTGCGGTTCTCTGCTGAGGTCTTACAGGCACCACCTGGCTTCCTAGGCAGCCTGGTGTCTGTGGTGGTGGACATACTG GGAGACACTTATCCGGAACTGCAGAAGAACTCAGCCCAG ATAGCCAACCTGGTGTCAGAGGACGAGGCTGCCTTCCTGGCCTCCCTGCAGCGGGGTCGACGGATCATTGATCGGACCCTGAAGAACCTGGGGCCTTCCGATGTGTTCCCTG CTGAAGTGGCCTGGTCCTTATCAATGTCTGGGAACCTGGGGTTCCCCCTGGACCTGGTAGAGCTAATGTTGGAGGAGAAGGGTGTACGGCTGGACTCAGCTGGGCTGGAACGGCTGGCCCAAAAGGAGGCCCAG CAACAGGCACAGCAAGCCGAGCCAGTTCAGGAGCAGGGACTGCAGCTTGATGTCCATGCACTAGGGGACCTGCAGCGCCGAGGGGTACCCCTGACTGATGACAGCCCCAAGTACAGCTACTCCCTGCGACCCAGTGGGGGTTATG AGTTTGGAGACTGTGAGGCCCAGGTGCTACAGTTGTACACAGAGAACGGGGCAGCCGTGTCCTCCATTGGGGGAGGCCAGCGTTGTGGTTTACTCTTGGATAAGACCAACTTCTATGCTGAACAGGGTGGTCAGTCTTCAGACCGCGGCTATCTGGTGCGGGTGGGACAGCAG GAGGTGCTGTTCCCAGTGGCCCGGGCCCAGGTCTGTGGGGGCTACATCCTGCATGAGGCAGTGGCCCCTGAGTGCCTGCAGGTGGGGGACCAAGTGCAGTTGCATGTGGATAAG GCCTGGCGTCTTGGCTGCATGGAGAAGCACACGGCCACCCACCTGTTGAACTGGGCGCTGCGGCAGACCCTAGGCCCAGGCACTGAGCAGCGGGGCTCCCACCTCAATCCTGAGCGGCTGCGCTTTGACGTGGCCACCCAG GCACCGTTGACCCCACAGCAGCTCCAGGCAGTGGAAGGCACCGTGCAGGAAGCTGTGAAGCAGGATAAGCCCGTATACATGGATGAGGTGGCCCTGGCTCTCACCACCCTCATCCCTGGCCTGCGCTCCCTGGATGAG GTCTACCCAGACCCTGTGCGGGTGGTGTCAGTTGGGGTGCCTGTGGCCCATGCTCTGGATCCAACCTTCAAGGCCGCACTGCAGACTTCCGTGGAGCTATGCTGTGGGAC GCACCTTCTTCGTACAGGGGCCATCAGGGACCTGGTTATCATTGGGGAGCACCAGTTAGCCAAGGGCATCACCCGCCTGCTGGCTGTCACTGGGGAACAAGCCCAACAG GCCCGAGAGGTGGGTCAGAGCCTGGCCCAGGAGGTGAAGGCAGCCACAGAGCGGCTGAGTCAGGGCAGCCAGGATGTGGTGGAGGCACAGCACCTATCCAAAGACATGGGACGACTCACTGAC GCTGTGGACAATGCCATGATGCCCCAGTGGCAGCGGCGGGAGCTTCAGTCAACGCTGAAGCTGCTGCAGCGGCGTGCCAAAACTGCTATCCGTAAACTGGAGAAGAGGCAG GCAACAAAGAAAGCCGAGGAGCTGCTGGAGCGCCATGCAAAGGGGCCTCTGATTGTGGACACAATCCCCACTGAGTCCCTCTCA GTGCTGGTGAAGGTGGTGCGGCAGCTGTGTGAGCAGGCCCCCAGCACATCTGTGTTGCTCCTCAGCCCGCGGCCCCTGGGGAAAGTGCTGTGTGCCTGTCAGGTGGCCCAG GATGCCACACCCACCTTCACAGCAGAAGCCTGGGCACTGGCAGTGTGCAGCCACAtggggggcagggcctggggctcTGGTGTTGTAGCCCAGGGCACTGGAAGCACTGCTGACTTAGAAGCTGTCCTCAGCACCGCCCAGGCCTACGCTCTCAACCAGCTGTAA